CTCGGAATGGCAATCGCGGCCTGCGCGGCCGGCGTGTATCTGGTCGATGTGCGGCCCAAACTGCTGGAAATTCAGGGCAAGTCGCGCTGACGCGATGAAGGTCCTGCTGGCCGCGCCCGCGGCGGCGGTCGTCGCCCTGCTGGCCTGGGTGCCCGTGACGGGCACCGCGTTGGCCGAACCCGGCACCGGAGAGGTCAAGCCTGCCGCACCGTTCGTCGACCACACGCAATGGACGCAGTGGGGACGGTTGACCAGCCTGCGGGTCTTTCCGACGCCATCCGGGCGGCTGGCGGCTAAACAACCCGGCACCGCGGCCGCGGCCGACGAGGCCTGGGCCGAGGTGCTGGCGATGGCACCGGGCGCCGACACTCCCGGCATGCGTGCACAGTTCCTCTGCCATTGGCAGTTCGCCGAAATGGCGCAACCGGGCAAGACGAGCTGGAACCTCGAGCCATGGCGGCCCGTCGTCGACGACGCCGAGATGTTCGCCTCCGGCTGCAATCCCGGCGGCCCGGAAGAGCCCTTCTGATGACGCCGAGTCGAGGGCAACTCGCGGCGCTGGTCGACCACACCTTGCTCAAGCCCGAGGCCACCGACGCCGATGTGGTCGCGCTGGTGGAGGAGGCCGCCGCGCTGGGTGTCTACGCGGTGTGCGTATCCCCGTCGATGGTCCCGGTTGCCGTGGCGACGGGCGGTGTGCGGGTCGCGACGGTGGCCGGCTTTCCGTCCGGCAAACACGTGCCCGCGGTCAAGGCCCAAGAGGCCGCCCAGGCGGTGGCATCCGGTGCGGGCGAAGTCGACATGGTCATCGACGTCGGCGCCGCGCTGGCCGGCCGGCTGGGTGTGGTGCGGTCCGACATCGCTGCGGTGCGCGCCGCGATACCCGATGCCGTACTCAAGGTGATCGTGGAATCAGCTGTGTTGCTGGGTGATTCGGATGGGCGCACACTAACCGACGTGTGCCGGGCCGCCGAAGATGCCGGCGCGGACTTCGTCAAAACCTCGACCGGGTTTCATCCCGCGGGCGGGGCGTCGGTGCGGGCGGTCGCACTGATGGCCGAGACCGTCGGCGGTCGCCTCGGGGTCAAGGCCAGCGGCGGGATTCGCACCGCCGCCGACGCGCTCGCGATGGTGGATGCCGGGGCGACCAGGCTCGGCCTGTCCGGCACGCGGACAGTCCTCGACGGCCTCGGTTAAACCGCGGCGCGCCTAGATGTTGGCGAAGCAGGAATCGTTGTTGTCGCCGGCGGGAATGGTGGCGTTCTGGGTCGAGAAGTGACTCGTCACGCCGGTCGGTGTCACCTGCACGCTGTCGGCGTGGATACCCAATGGGTAGTCGGCGGTCAGTTTCGCGGTATACGCATCCAGCGTCGACTGGACGCTTTCCCGCGGCATGGTGAAGCCCAGTGCGTTGAAGCTCTGGATCTGTAGCTGAATTCCCTTGCCGGACACCACGGGCTTGGTCGTGATGTTGTCCAACATCCCCTTCAGCTCGATGGTGCCGTCGGCGGGATGGGTGGTCACACTGTTAGTGACGAAGGGGCCCAGCACCGGGATCGCGTTCTGCACCGACTCCTTGATGCCATCACTCGTCCAGGTGATGGTCGCGTCGAGCGATCCGATGGTGCCCTTGGACGAGGAGCTCCTGTCCAGCTTGACGTCCTTGATGCCGATGTCAATCTTCATGCCCTTGGCATCGCGGATCTGGTTGCCCGCGGTCGACACCGAGATATTGGTGAAATGCTGCGTCGCGAGCTGCCACAGCAGCAGCGGGGCTACCCCGAACGACGCCGTGGCCTGATCCTGGACCTCGCACGCCACCGCCTCGGCGACCTTGGTGTCGGCCACGTGCCGGGCGTACAGCTCGCCTCCGATCAGTCCCGCGATGAGCAGTGAAACCACGATGATGCAGATCAGGACGATGGAAAGCGGATCGCGGAACCTTTTCTTCTTCGCCGGTGCCGGCTCTTCGCGCGGGGCGGCGATCCGTTCGGTGGGGGCCGCTGGCGGAGGCGGCGGCGGAAAGCCGGCCTGCTGCGTGTCGGCACTGGGCGAATACTGCTGCGCTGCGGCGCCGGAGTCGGCGGGACCAGGCCGCGCGGTGGGGGGTGGGCCGAACGGACCTTGATCCCCGGGACGAGACCACGATGACGGGCCGTCGTTCGGTGGTCCTTGTGGTTTCGTCACTTGACCGATTCTGCCCTATCGCTGCGAGCAAAGTCCGACTGGTTGCGGAGCACCGCGATGCTGTCCCGGGCCTTCGCGACCAAGGCGGCGTCGATGTCGGCGATCACCAATTGCGGGTCGGCACCGGCCGAGGCGACCACCTCGCCCAGCGGCGAGGCCACCAGGCTGCCGCCGACGCCCGTCGGCGCACCCGACGTCGACCCAGAGCCGGCCAGTGTGTCACCGGGATCGGCCTGCCCGGCCGCGGCGATGTAGCTCATCGAGTCCAGCGCGCGTGCGCGGGCCAGCAAGGTCCACTGCTCGAGCTTTCCGGGACCCGAACCCCAGGACGCGCAGGCGGCGATGAGTTGGGCGCCGCGCCGGGCCAGCTCGGTGTAGAGCTGCGGGAAGCGGATGTCGTAGCAAATGGTCAGGCCCACGCCGACCCCGTCGACCGTGATCACCACCGGTTCCCGGCCGGGTGCGACGGTGCGCGACTCGGTAAAGCCGAACGCGTCGTAGAGATGGATCTTGTCGTAGTGGGCGTCCAGCTGGTTAGGCGTGCCCGGACCGGTCGCGATCAGCGTGTTCGTCACGCGTCCGTCACCGGCCGGAGTGAACATACCGGCGATCACCGTGATGCCGGAGTCGGCCGCGATCCGCCGGACGCCGTCCGCCCACGGCCCGTCGACGGGCTCGGCGATCGGTGCCAGCGGGACACCGAACCGACACATGGTGGCTTCGGGAAACACCACCAGCGTCGCGCCGGCGTCGGCAGCCCGGCCGGTGTAATCGCGGACCTGCGCCAGGTTCGCCGCCGGATCGCTGCCACTCAGCATTTGCGCCAACGCGATTCGCATGGTCGCCAGCTTAGGAGCCCCGCGTCGGTCAGGCGTTGTTGGTGATCCACTCGGTGGTGAAGCGCTGTTCCCTGGTCACCAGATCGGACAGATGGGTGCCGATGATCTTCTCCACCTTGCCGCCGATCAGGGGGATCCGTACGTGGATGGTGACCCGAAACGTCAGGCGGGCGCCGCCGCGAGCAATGGGTGACAGCTCGGCAGTCCCCGACACATTCACCGGGGTGTCCACGATCGAGCCCTTGATGGACGCCGTCGCGACACCGTCGGTCACCGGTCCCCAGGTCTCTTCGCGTCGGAAATACAGATCGCCCCGGTGTAGCTGGGTGACCATGGCGGGCAGGTTGTGGCTGTGCACCTCCTGCAGCGTCACCACCTCGATGGTGCCGTCGTCCCCGGATTCACCACCGACCCGGATCGATTCCAGCCGTGCCTCGTCGACCGGAATGTCGGCCAGTCTGGCCCGCCAGTAGTCCGCCTCGCAGAAAGCCCGATGAAGATCCTCGACGCTGTCCACGTAGTCCGTAGATAAGTCGAATGAGCGGGGCATAGCAGGTCAGGCTACCGTTACGGGCCATGAATCCGAGCGAAGCCGGATCGCTGTTCACTGGTGCACGCGTCGCCGAGGCGGTGCCGTTAGCGCCGTTGACCACGTTGCGGGTGGGACCGGTCGCGCGACGCCTGATTACCTGCACCAGTAGCGAACAGGTCGTCGCCGTGCTGGCTGAGCTGGACTCGGCGACCCGCGGCGGTGACTACGGACCGGTGCTGGTGTTGGCGGGCGGTTCCAACCTGGTGATCGCCGACGATCTGACCGACGTGACCGCGGTGAAGTTGGCCTCTCGCGGAATCACCATCGACGGCAATCTGGTGCGCGCCGAGGCGGGCGCGGTGTGGGACGACGTGGTGGTGGCGGCCATCGAACACGGGCTGGGTGGACTGGAATGCCTGTCCGGCATCCCAGGCTCGGCTGGTGCCACCCCGGTGCAGAACGTCGGAGCGTACGGCGCCGAGGTGGCCGACACGATCACCCGCGTGCGGGTGCTGGATCGCGCCAGCGGTGCGGTGCGCTGGATACCCGGCGGCGAGTTGGGCTTCGGCTATCGCACCAGCATGTTCAAACGGGCCGGCGGTCAGCAGGTTCCCAGCGTGGTACTGGAAGTGGAGTTCGCACTGGACGATTCGGGCCGCAGCGCGCCCCTGCGTTACGCCGAGCTCACGGCGGCACTGAACGCGGCCACCGGTGAGCGTGCCGAGCCGCGCGCGGTTCGCGAAGCGGTGCTGGCGCTGCGGGCCCGCAAGGGCATGGTGCTCGACGCGGCCGACCACGACACCTGGAGCGTGGGTTCGTTTTTCACCAACCCGGTTGTCGCGCGGGAGGTCTACGAATCGCTGGCGCACCGGACCGACGGCCCGGTGCCCAACTACCCGGCGCCCGACGGCGTCAAGTTGGCCGCCGGCTGGCTGGTGGAGCACGCGGGCTTCGGCAAGGGCTATCCGGACGACCCGGCCGCGCCCTGCCGGTTGTCCACCAAGCACGCGCTTGCTCTGACCAACCGCGGCAATGCCTGCACCGCGGACGTGATCAGGCTGGCGCGCACCGTCCGCGACGGGGTCCGCGACGTGTTTGCCATCACACTGGAACCCGAACCCGTCCTGCTCGGGTGCGCGCTGTAGCCGTGAATTTCGCGTACCAGTAGATTTTCGCGACTTGTCGTGGCGGAAAGCGTGTCGTTCCTGCCGGTATCTTTGGATTTCGTGAGCACAACCCGCGCCGAGCCGCCGATTAATCGGCGGGTGGCTTTGACAGCCCTCGGGCTGGGTGTGTTCGCGCCGAGCGTGCTGGCGGCCTGCAGCGGCACCGTGACCAAGCAAACGCAGAAGAAAGAGCAGTCGGCGCCGAATCTCAAATACCAGCCCGCCGACGCCGCCGCGGATGTGGTTCCGATCGCGCCAGTCAGCGTTGTGGTCAGCGACGGCTGGTTCCAGAAGGTGGCGTTGACGAGCTCCGAGGGCAAGGTTGTCGCGGGAGCGTTCAACCAGGACCGCACCGTGTACACGACGACCGAACCGTTGGGCTACGACACCAGCTATAGCTGGAGCGGGTCGGTCGTCGGCCACGACGGCAAGACGGTGCCCGTCGCGGGCAAATTCACCACTGTCGCGCCCAGCAAGAAGGTCGATGGCGGCTTCCAGTTGGCCGACGGCCAGACCGTCGGCGTTGCCGCGCCGATCATCATCCAGTTCGATGCGCCGATCAGCGACAAGGCGGCCGTTGAGAAGGCGCTGACCGTCACCACCAACCCGCCCGTCGAGGGCAGTTGGGCCTGGCTGCCCGACGAGCAGCAGGGTGCCCGCATCCACTACCGGACCCGCGAGTATTACCCGGCCGGTACCACCGTCAACGTGGACGCGAAGTTCTACGGGCTGCCGTTCGGTGACGGCGCCTACGGCCTGCAGGACATGTCGCTGAAGATCCAGATCGGCCGCAAGCAGGTGGTCAAGGCCGAGGTGACGTCGCACCGCATCCAGGTGGTCCGCGACGAAGGCGTGATCATGGACTTCCCCTGCAGCTACGGAGAGGCCGATAAGGCGCGCAACGTGACTCGCAACGGCATCCACGTGGTCACCGAGAAATACGCGGACTTCTACATGTCCAACCCCGCGGCCGGTTACACCAACGCCCACGAACGCTGGGCGGTGCGGATCTCCAACAATGGCGAGTTCATCCATGCCAATCCATCGAGCGCCGGCGCGCAGGGCAACACCAACGTCACCAACGGCTGCATCAACCTGTCGACCGAAGATGCCGCGGAGTACTACCCCACCGCGATGTACGGCGACCCGGTCGAGGTGACCGGCAGCACGATCCAGTTGTCCTACTCCGACGGCGACATATGGGACTGGGCCGTCGATTGGGATACCTGGGTGGCCATGTCGGCGCTGCCGCCCCCGAACGCGCATCCGCCGGCGAGCCAGATCCCGGTCACCGCGCCCGTGACACCGTCGACCGCGCCGAGTTTGTCGGGGACCCCGACCACCACGACGACCACGACGTCGTCGTCGCCTAGCCCTGGCGGTTAAACCGCATGGTGTTGGCCTGATCGCGTGGCTTGAGGACGATCAGGTCCAAGTCCACGTGCGAAGGCCGCGACGCCACGAACCCGATCACCTCGGCCACGTCGCCCGCCGTCAGCGGCGTGATGCCGGCATAGACCGAGTCGGCACGCTGTTGATCGCCGTCGAAACGGGCCAGCGAGAACTCGGTTTCCACTGCGCCCGGGGCGATTTCGGTGAGCCGCACCGGCTTCCCCAGCAGCTCCCCGCGCAGCGTGCGGTGCAGCGCGCCCTGGGCGTGCTTGGCCGCGGTGTAGCCGGCGCCGCCGTCGTAAACCTCCAGCGCGGCCACCGAGGTGACAGTGACGATCAGGCCGTCGCCGGAGTCGACCAGCTTGGGCAGCAGCGCGCGGGTGACCCGCAGCGTGCCGAGCACGTTGGTCTCCCACATCCACCGCCAGTGCTCGAGGTCCGCATCGGCCACGGGCGCCAATCCGCGGGCGCCGCCGGCGTTATTGATCAGCACGTCGACTCGGCTCAATTTGCCGGCGAGCGTCTCGACGGCCGCGTCGTCTGTGACGTCAGCCACAATTGCGGTGCCGCCGATCTCTTTCGCGAGGGCGTTTATCCGATCCGCGCGTCGCGCCACTGCGACGACGTGAAACCCAAGAGCGGCAAGGGTTTTGGCGGTTGCTTCGCCGATCCCGGAGCTGGCGCCAGTCACGACGGCGACCCGTTGGTGCGCGTTATTTGAACTCACTGAGACAACTCTAATAAACGTGCTAAATTCCTGATGTGCACCACAGCGCCCTGTTCAACAACACTGCCGCGTGTCTTTGCGCGGCATGTGCGTGTTGTTGCCGCGCACTTTGCCGCGCCTGAACCCAAACAGGTTGTGGCCAAGACCGGCCCTCGGAACTCGGACAAAGGACGCTCGTGCGCTCGACTTCTCTCACCCATACACTTCATTCGCCCAGCCGTAAGGGCCACCTGCGGCTGCACCGCCAGATTCTGCCGCCGTCGCTGCACATCTCCGACTCCGCCGCCGCCTCGGTGTTCCGGGCGGTCAGGCTGCGCGGCCCGGTCGGCCGCGACGTCATCGCCGGAGTCACGTCGCTGAGCATTGCGACGGTAAACCGCCAGGTCATCGCGCTGCTTGACGCGGGACTACTGCGGGAACGCGCCGACCTGGCAGTCTCCGGAGCCATCGGACGCCCGCGGGTACCGGTGGAGATCAACCACGAGCCGTTCGTGACGCTGGGCATCCACATCGGCGCCCGGACCACCAGCATCGTGGCCACCGACCTGTTCGGCCGCACGCTGGACACGGTGGAAACCCCGACACCGCTGAGCCCGCCGGGAGCCGCACTGACATCGCTGGCCGAGAGCGCCAGCCGGTACCTGAGGCGCTGGCATCGCCGGCGGCCGCTCTGGGTCGGGGTGGCCATCGGTGGCACCGTCGACGGGGCCACCGGGCACGTCGACCACCCGCGGTTGGGCTGGCGGCAAGCGCCGGTCGGACCGGTGCTTGCCGACGCGCTGAGCCTGCCGGTGTCGGTGGCCTCCCACGTCGACGCGATGGCGGGAGCCGAGCTGCTGCTGGGTATGCGGCGGTTCGCGCCGAGCTCGCCGACCAGCCTCTACGTCTACGCCCGCGAGACCGTGGGCTACGCGCTGGTGATCGGCGGACGGGTGCACTGCCCGTCCAGCGGCCCCGGCACCATCGCGGGTCTGCCCGCCTACTCTGAATTGCTCGGCGGGACCGGGGCGCTGGAGTCCACGGTCAGCGACGAGGCCGTGCTGGCCGCGGCGCGCCGACTGCGCATCCTGCCGGCGGCTCCCGCGGGTCGTGCCAACGGCTCGGCCACGGGCATCACGGATCTGCTGCGGGTGGCCCGGGCCGGGAACCAGCAGGCCAAGGATCTGCTCTCGGAGCGGGCCCGGGTGTTGGGTGAGGCGGTCGCGTTGCTGCGTGACCTGCTCAATCCCGACGAGCTGGTGGTCGGTGGGCAGGCCTTCACCGAGTACCCGGAGGCGATGGAGCAGGTGGAAGCGGCGTTCGCCGAGCGTTCGGTGCTCACGCCGCGGGATATCCGCGTCACCGCCTTCGGCAACCGGGTGCAGGAGGCCGGAGCGGGCATTGTGTCGCTCGGCGGGCTGTACGCCGACCCGCTGGGTGCGATGCGCCGCGCCGGCGTGATCGGTTCACGGATCCCGGAAATCGTCCCGGAGTCGTCCGCCTGACGCGAACGGCGTGGGTTGCCTGCACACCCGTGCTGTAAAGATGAAAGTGTGCGGCACGACGATGTCCTCCTGTTGAACGATCCCCGTCGGGTCGCGCTGTTGGCAGTGCACACTTCACCCCTGGCCCAACCGGGTACCGGCGACGCCGGCGGGATGAACGTCTACGTGCTGCAAAGCGCGTTGCATCTGGCCCGGCGCGGGATCGAGGTGGAGATCTTCACCCGGGCCACCGCGTCGGCCGATCCGCCGGTCGTCCAGGTCGAGCCCGGCGTGCTGGTGCGCAACGTGGTGGCGGGGCCGTTCGAGGGCCTGGACAAATATGACCTGCCTACCCAGCTGTGCGCGTTCGCGGCCGGGGTGCTGCGCGCCGAGGCGTCGCACGAACCCGGCTACTACGACATCGTGCACTCGCACTATTGGCTGTCCGGGCAGGTCGGCTGGCTGGCGCGCGATCGCTGGGCGGTGCCGCTGGTGCACACCGCGCATACGCTTGCCGCGGTCAAGAACGCGGCGCTGGCCGCAGGCGACGCACCCGAGCCGCCGCTGCGCACCGTGGGGGAGCAGCAGGTCGTCGATGAGGCGGACCGGCTGATCGTCAACACCGATGACGAAGCAAGGCAACTGCTTTCGATCCACCACGCCGATCCGGAGCGAATCGACGTGGTCCATCCCGGCGTCGACCTGGAGGTGTTCCATCCGGGTGATCGACGGGCGGCCCGCGCCGCACTGGGGCTCCCGCTCGACGAACAGATCGTCGCCTTCGTCGGACGAATCCAGCCTCTGAAGGCGCCCGACATCGTGTTGCGGGCAGCGGCGAAACTGCCGGAGGTGCGCATCGTGGTGGCCGGCGGCCCGTCGGGCAGTGGTCTGGCTACGCCGGACGGGCTGGTCCGCCTCGCCGACGAACTCGGGATCACGGCGCGGGTGACATTCTTGCCGCCGCAATCCCGACCGAACCTGGCCACTTTGTTCCAGGCCGCGAATCTGGTTGCGGTGCCGAGCTATTCGGAGTCGTTCGGCTTGGTTGCCGTCGAGGCGCAGGCTTGCGGCACGCCGGTGGTGGCCGCCGCGGTCGGCGGGTTGCCGGTCGCGGTGCGCGACGGTGTCACCGGCTCGTTGGTTTCCGGGCATGACGTCGACGACTGGGCGCACGCGCTCGGTGAGCTGCTGCGGCTCGACGGGACGCCGCAAGCCGCCGCGATGAGCCGGGCCGCGGCCGCGCACGCGGCGACGTTCTCCTGGGAGAACACCACCGACGCGCTGCTGGGCAGCTATCGGCGGGCCATCGGCGACTTCGCCGCGGCGCGGCAGCGCCGGGTTCGCGACCGGGTAGCGGCACGCAAACCGCGCCGCTGGACACCGCGTCGCGGGGTGGGCGCATGAGTTCGTCGGTGCAGCAGGTGATCGAGCATGCCCTCGAGGTCAGCGAGCTGACCTACTCCAAACACGAAGGCGCACATGGCGGCCGGCCGGGGCTGGTGGTGGAATTGCCCGGCGAGCGCAAGCTCAAGACCAACACCATCCTGAGCATCGGTGAGCATTCGGTGCGCGTCGAGGCGTTCGTGTGCCGCAAGCCCGACGAGAACCACGAGGGCGTCTATCGGTTCCTGCTCAGGCGCAACCGCCGGCTCTACGGAGTCGCCTACACGCTCGACAACGTCGGCGACATCTATTTGGTCGGCCGGATGTCGCTGGCATCGGTTGACGCCGACGAAATCGACCGCGTGCTGGGTCAGGTACTCGAAGCGGTGGATTCGGACTTTAATACGTTGCTGGAGTTGGGTTTTCGCTCATCGATTCAGAAGGAATGGGATTGGCGGGTATCCCGCGGCGAGTCGCTGAAGAATTTGGAGGCCTTCGCCCACCTGATCGACGACGACGATCAGGTCGATTAGCTCCGCGAGCGTAACGTGGCTGCGATTTTCGGGCCCGCATTTCGCGGTGGCGTTACGCTCGGCGAGCCGCAGAACCTGCGTGAGAGACTAAGCGGCATGGGTGACACTGCCACACTGGTACTGCTTCGCCATGGCGAAAGCGAATGGAACTCGCTGAACCTGTTCACGGGCTGGGTCGACGTCGGCCTCACCGAAAAAGGCCGGGCCGAAGCGGTTCGCAGCGGCCAGTTGCTGACCGAACACGATCTGCTGCCCGACGTGCTCTACACCTCGCTGTTGCGGCGCGCGATCACCACGGCGCATCTGGCGTTGGACGCCGCCGACCGGCTGTGGATCCCAGTACAGCGCAGCTGGCGGCTCAACGAACGCCACTACGGCGCGCTGCAGGGCCTGGACAAGGCCGAAACCAAGGCCCGCTACGGCGACGAGCAGTTCATGGCGTGGCGGCGCAGCTACGACACCCCGCCACCGCCGATCGAGAAGGGCAGCGAGTTCAGCCAGGACGCCGACCCGCGCTACGCCGACATCGGCGGCGGACCGCTCACCGAATGCCTGGCCGACGTGGTTGTGCGTTTCCTGCCCTACTTCACCGACGTCATCGTCCCGGATCTGCGCTTCGGCAAGACGGTGCTGATCGTCGCCCACGGCAACTCGTTGCGCGCCCTGGTCAAGCACCTCGACCAGGTATCCGACGAGGAGATCTCGGAGCTCAACATCCCGACCGGTATTCCGTTGCGCTACGATCTGGGCGCCGATCTGCGTCCGTTAGTGCCCGGCGGTATCTACCTGGACCCTGAGGCCGCCGCTGCCGGCGCCGCGGCGGTAGCCAGCCAGGGTGCCCGGTAGGCTTGCGGGGGCTGGCTGATTTCGCCGCTTTCAAGCGTCAAAGGCCCGTCGGCCAAACATCGAGTGAACGACGGCCGAACACCTGTAGCTCAAGCTGTGACTTGTCCGATTTTGGCCTCGTTCCGCTAGGGCTGCGTTCACCAGATTTGTAGGATTTCGTTCGTGACTGTGTTCTCGGCGCTGTTGCTGGCCGGGGTCTTGTCCGTGCTGGCGCTGGCCGTTGGTGTAGCGGCCGGCACTCGGTTGTCCGCACATGTGGTGCGGCGCCGCCACCGAGTGGCCACCGAATCGACCGGAATCACCGTCGCGCAGATGCTCCAACAAATCGTCACCCTGATGCCGCTGGGCGCCGCTGTGGTGGATTCACATCGCGACGTCGTCTACCTCAACGAGCGGGCCAAGGAATTGGGCCTGGTGCGCGATCGTCAGCTCGACGACCAGGCCTGGCAAGCGGCGCAGCAGGCGCTCGGCGGCGATGACGTCGAATTCGACCTCCAGCCCGGCAAGCGTGGGGCCGCTGGACGGTCCGGGATATCGGTGCACGGTCAAGCCCGGCTGCTCAGCGAAGAGGACCGCCGGTTCGCAGTGGTCTTTGTCCACGACCAGTCCGACTACGCCCGCATGGAGGCCACCAGGCGCGACTTCGTGGCCAACGTCAGCCACGAGCTCAAGACCCCGGTCGGCGCCATGGCCCTGCTCGCCGAGGCCCTGCTGGCGTCGGCGGACGACTCGGAAACCGTGCGCCGGTTCGCCGAGAAGGTGCTGATCGAGGCCAACAGGCTGGGCGACATGGTCGCCGAGCTGATCGAGTTGTCCCGGCTGCAGGGCGCCGAGCGGTTGCCCAACGTGACCGCTGTAGACGTCGATAGCGTTGTGTCCGAAGCGATTTCGCGTCACAAGGTGGCTGCGGACAACGCTAAGATCGAGGTTCGCACCGACTCGCCTACCGGCCTGCGGGTGCTGGGGGACCAAACGCTGCTGGTGACCGCATTGGCCAATCTGGTCTCTAATGCGATCGCGTATTCGCCGCCGGGTTCACCGGTGTCGATCAGCCGTCGCCGTCGTGGCGACAACATCGAGATCGCGGTCACCGATCGCGGCATCGGCATTGCTCTCGAAGATCAGGAGCGGGTCTTCGAGCGGTTTTTCCGGGGGGACAAGGCGCGTTCGCGAGCCACCGGCGGCAGTGGGCTGGGGCTGGCGATCGTCAAACACGTTGCGGCCAACCATGACGGCAGCATCGGCGTGTGGAGCAAGCCGGGAACCGGTTCGACGTTCACGTTGTCCATCCCGGCCTATCAGGACAGCGATAGCGACGAAGAAACCGAGCAACCCCGGGTTCGCGACGCGCGGCCCAGCAGGTCACAACGAGAGGAAGAATTAAGTCGATGACCAGTGTGCTGATCGTGGAGGACGAGGAGTCGCTTGCCGATCCACTGGCCTTCCTGCTTCGTAAGGAAGGCTTCGAAGCCACCGTGGTGACCGATGGTTCAGCGGCGCTGTCCGAGTTCGACCGTGCCGGCGCGGACATCGTGCTGCTTGATCTGATGTTGCCGGGCATGTCGGGAACGGACGTGTGCAAGCAGCTGCGCGCTCGCTCCAGCGTGCCGGTGATCATGGTGACTGCCCGCGACAGCGAGATCGACAAGGTGGTCGGCCTGGAGCTCGGCGCCGATGACTATGTGACCAAACCCTATTCGGCGCGTGAGTTGATCGCCCGGATCCGGGCGGTGCTGCGCCGCGGTGGCGACGACGACTCCGAGATCAGCGACGGCGTATTGGAATCCGGTCCGGTGCGGATGGACGTCGAGCGGCATGTCGTGTCGGTCAATGGCGACACAATCACCTTGCCGCTCAAGGAGTTTGATCTGCTCGAGTACCTGATGCGCAACAGCGGGCGGGTGCTCACCCGTGGGCAGCTGATCGATCGGGTCTGGGGCGCGGACTACGTCGGCGATACCAAGACACTGGACGTCCACGTCAAGCGCCTGCGGTCCAAGATCGAAGCCGACCCGGCCAACCCGGTGCACCTGGTGACGGTTCGCGGCCTGGGATACAAGCTCGAGGGCTGATTCCGGCAATTGCGCTTGGCGCGCGACGCTCGCCGTGCTTGACAAATGCACGTCGTGTCAAAGAGTCCGTACCTGGGGTACGAACTCTCTACTTGTGGCCGACTTGAATTCGGCAATCTCCCCCAAGAAAGACCATGCGCCGGGAATTCCCCCAAAAATATAACTCGGATTGGTGCTGAGGGAATTCCTTTTGACCCTCAGCCAATTACCTGACCGCGCCCGGAATCCGCTTATTGTACTCTTGTCCAGTTCATATTCATTTGCCTCAAGAAAAGGGGTACTGTCATGGATTTTGGGTTGCTACCACCGGAGGTCAATTCGGGGTTGATGTATACGGGTTCCGGGGTGGGGCCGCTGCTAGCGGCCGCTGCCGGCTGGGACGAAGTGGCCGCGCAGTTGGAGTCGACCGCCAGCGGGTATTCGTCGGAAGTTTCCGCGTTGACCGGCGCGTGGGTTGGCCCGTCGTCGCTGACGATGGCGGCCGCGGCCGCACCATACACGGCGTGGCTGCAGGCTAGTGCCGCCCAGGCTGCGCAGACCGCGGCCCAGGCCTATGGGGCGGCGGCGGCCTATGAGGCGGCGTTTGCGGCCACGGTTCCTCCGCCGGTGATTGCGGCCAATCGGGCGCAGTTGATGGCGTTGATTGCGA
The DNA window shown above is from Mycobacterium sp. Aquia_216 and carries:
- the regX gene encoding two-component sensory transduction protein RegX — translated: MTSVLIVEDEESLADPLAFLLRKEGFEATVVTDGSAALSEFDRAGADIVLLDLMLPGMSGTDVCKQLRARSSVPVIMVTARDSEIDKVVGLELGADDYVTKPYSARELIARIRAVLRRGGDDDSEISDGVLESGPVRMDVERHVVSVNGDTITLPLKEFDLLEYLMRNSGRVLTRGQLIDRVWGADYVGDTKTLDVHVKRLRSKIEADPANPVHLVTVRGLGYKLEG